A single Aminobacterium mobile DSM 12262 DNA region contains:
- a CDS encoding glycosyltransferase family 9 protein — MNIEKSRVSRVLVIGLSCIGDMLFATAALRNLRCLLPDAHFTLWAPPRVIDMFVDDPMWDNVDLYDRKKVFSGISGRLKAIKKMREGQFDLVLDLRETLMPIVSGALYAPLLAVKEIFFPKRIHEVEKWLYFLSSMGVPIWNRNMRLYISPQNKYEVEKKLSPLRKGRPFFILNPGADSSKRWPVESYGELACLLAKKYGALIGVIGYSDYEQELAARVLSKLKDAGLDLSGRLSLPTLAAWLAAADLVVSNDTGPLHMAAALSTPVVGIYGPSLPQINGPWGTVHRAVIPPVPCAPCLQGKNCTRGVGSCLAALSVDKVFEACRGVLEEFHGY, encoded by the coding sequence ATGAATATAGAAAAATCTCGTGTTTCTCGAGTGCTTGTTATAGGCCTTTCTTGTATTGGAGATATGCTCTTTGCAACGGCGGCTCTTAGAAATTTGCGCTGTTTATTGCCTGATGCTCATTTCACGCTTTGGGCTCCTCCACGTGTTATCGACATGTTCGTGGATGATCCTATGTGGGATAATGTTGATCTTTACGACCGTAAGAAAGTCTTTTCCGGGATATCTGGGCGTTTAAAGGCTATAAAGAAAATGAGAGAAGGTCAATTTGATCTCGTACTGGATTTACGAGAAACCTTAATGCCCATAGTTAGCGGGGCTCTCTACGCTCCTTTGCTAGCGGTGAAAGAAATTTTCTTCCCCAAGAGGATTCATGAAGTAGAAAAATGGCTTTATTTTTTATCGTCCATGGGAGTACCAATATGGAATCGTAATATGAGGCTTTATATATCCCCTCAGAATAAGTATGAAGTAGAAAAAAAGTTGAGCCCTCTTCGAAAAGGGAGACCTTTTTTTATATTGAACCCTGGAGCAGATTCTAGCAAACGTTGGCCTGTAGAATCTTATGGCGAACTTGCATGTCTCTTGGCGAAAAAATATGGTGCGCTGATCGGTGTCATTGGATATAGCGATTATGAACAAGAACTTGCTGCTAGAGTTCTTTCAAAACTAAAAGACGCAGGGCTTGATCTTTCAGGACGTCTTTCCCTTCCTACTCTGGCTGCGTGGCTTGCAGCAGCAGATTTGGTTGTGTCGAATGATACTGGCCCTCTACACATGGCTGCTGCTCTCTCTACTCCAGTTGTCGGTATCTATGGCCCGTCCCTGCCACAAATCAATGGGCCGTGGGGAACAGTACACCGCGCAGTCATCCCTCCGGTACCATGCGCACCGTGTCTACAAGGAAAAAATTGTACCCGGGGAGTGGGAAGTTGTCTCGCGGCTCTTAGTGTAGATAAAGTTTTTGAGGCCTGCAGAGGAGTACTGGAGGAATTCCATGGCTATTAA
- a CDS encoding glycosyltransferase family 9 protein, with product MAIKELPPLRGRVLVIAYSAFGDIVQKMAGVKALKKCYPDLSVTWLSCSPYKQLVEVQPFVNDVLSWDRSLGNRGFLKLLNNIRKRHFDVVLDLKGTDRSLLMTLFSRAPVCIGWHARIPFFHNYFTYDPWSFLNIDVHREKGPHIFIPDELKETIRKQFKFDKAPLIVCVVGASKPEKCWPIGHWVRFLDMLAGYDANICIIGHGTTEERLSEQLCHETRNNKVCNATGQLSFLEMGAMIARASLVIGGDTGPSHFAEELGVPLIGLFGPTEPHEAGYKNIVALLAECTHVGCQNWRCSFPCMETITPQKVLNATLSLLA from the coding sequence ATGGCTATTAAAGAGTTACCACCTCTTCGTGGACGTGTCCTTGTAATAGCTTATAGTGCTTTTGGCGATATTGTGCAAAAAATGGCCGGTGTTAAAGCGCTTAAAAAATGTTATCCGGACCTCTCTGTTACATGGTTATCATGTTCTCCTTATAAACAACTTGTGGAAGTTCAACCTTTTGTAAACGATGTTCTCTCCTGGGATCGTTCTTTAGGGAACCGAGGTTTTTTAAAACTTCTCAATAACATAAGGAAGAGGCATTTCGATGTAGTTCTTGACTTAAAGGGAACAGACCGTTCGTTACTCATGACACTGTTTTCTCGCGCTCCTGTGTGCATTGGCTGGCACGCTCGAATCCCTTTTTTTCATAATTATTTTACCTATGATCCATGGAGTTTCCTGAACATAGATGTTCATAGAGAAAAGGGCCCGCATATCTTTATTCCCGATGAATTGAAAGAAACCATAAGAAAGCAATTCAAATTTGATAAAGCTCCCCTTATCGTTTGTGTTGTTGGAGCGAGCAAACCTGAAAAGTGCTGGCCGATCGGCCATTGGGTGCGTTTCTTGGATATGCTTGCTGGGTACGACGCGAATATCTGCATTATAGGGCATGGCACAACAGAAGAAAGATTATCTGAACAGTTATGTCATGAAACCCGAAACAACAAAGTCTGCAATGCAACAGGCCAGTTATCTTTCTTGGAAATGGGTGCTATGATAGCGCGAGCGTCTCTTGTAATCGGTGGTGATACGGGGCCTTCTCATTTTGCTGAGGAGCTGGGGGTTCCCCTTATTGGTTTATTTGGCCCCACTGAGCCTCATGAGGCTGGCTATAAAAATATAGTAGCTTTATTAGCTGAATGTACGCATGTGGGGTGTCAAAACTGGAGATGCTCATTCCCATGTATGGAGACCATTACTCCACAAAAAGTATTGAATGCAACGCTTTCTTTGCTGGCGTGA
- a CDS encoding O-antigen ligase family protein, whose protein sequence is MKRQIFWAEFGFLFAIFMAPWGPVLRYLGWLFAFVGLGMDLRKGKSFRGVLDPFISRALLLFLSWAVVSTSLFKHDLYSWGKGISLALEFSFAIWLAAYVFQEQGALRRWKHVWTLGIALSLVHLIGGELLLLTRELFSNINTIGIYACIIVPFVLALFFESENRLLAWGYALLFWGSILALIVSFSSAAWIAGGIALLLQLWVSRISSKEIKILVLSFLACSVVTFLVLTIWLPEKGVAFASYFQREVQQILSINDIDNFSTHRIYIWKGAWNLIKEKPLIGWGWGDFSQAFAQVNASWWNPEITKLSVYRDDAHSMYLNIAIFGGIPTLLLVIAIHLRGAWLAFQKGNCNEKGKYIYYAIFASITSQLIYSLAGDMFSFRFKGAILYWTLIGIVSMKDYVK, encoded by the coding sequence ATGAAGCGTCAAATATTTTGGGCTGAATTTGGTTTTTTGTTTGCTATTTTCATGGCTCCTTGGGGGCCTGTTTTACGTTATTTAGGTTGGCTTTTTGCTTTCGTAGGATTGGGGATGGATTTACGAAAGGGTAAATCTTTCAGAGGCGTTCTTGACCCTTTTATATCGAGGGCTCTCTTGCTTTTCCTTTCTTGGGCTGTGGTTTCCACTTCGTTATTCAAACATGATCTTTATTCATGGGGGAAAGGGATCTCTTTAGCATTAGAGTTTTCTTTTGCCATATGGCTTGCCGCTTATGTTTTTCAAGAGCAAGGTGCTTTGAGGCGATGGAAACATGTATGGACGTTAGGTATAGCCTTATCTCTTGTCCACCTCATTGGGGGAGAGTTGCTTCTTCTCACGCGAGAGCTTTTTTCTAATATCAATACGATTGGTATTTATGCATGTATTATTGTACCCTTTGTTTTAGCTCTTTTCTTCGAGAGCGAGAATAGACTTCTCGCTTGGGGGTATGCCCTGCTCTTTTGGGGGAGTATTCTTGCTCTTATTGTCAGTTTTAGCTCAGCAGCATGGATAGCGGGGGGCATTGCCCTTCTTCTGCAACTTTGGGTAAGTCGAATATCTTCGAAAGAGATCAAAATTCTTGTTTTATCCTTTCTTGCCTGTAGTGTCGTAACGTTTTTAGTCTTAACAATATGGCTTCCAGAAAAAGGAGTGGCCTTTGCTTCCTATTTTCAGCGAGAAGTACAACAAATCCTTTCTATAAATGACATAGATAACTTTTCTACTCATCGAATTTATATTTGGAAAGGTGCATGGAATCTAATAAAAGAAAAACCTCTTATAGGGTGGGGATGGGGTGATTTCTCTCAGGCCTTTGCTCAGGTAAATGCTTCCTGGTGGAATCCTGAAATAACAAAACTGAGCGTATATCGGGATGACGCACATAGCATGTATCTTAACATTGCTATTTTTGGAGGTATTCCTACATTGCTTCTCGTTATTGCCATACACCTCCGGGGAGCCTGGCTTGCTTTTCAGAAAGGGAATTGCAACGAGAAAGGTAAATACATTTATTATGCTATTTTTGCCTCTATAACAAGTCAACTTATTTACAGTTTGGCTGGCGACATGTTTTCATTCCGTTTTAAAGGTGCTATACTATATTGGACTTTAATAGGCATAGTTAGCATGAAGGATTATGTGAAATGA
- a CDS encoding S-layer homology domain-containing protein — protein sequence MKKILALVAVAVLVAFAAPAFAANPFMDVPMNHWAYDAVGQLASRGVVSGYPDGSYKGNQPMTRYEMASLVARALAVVDMNKASKQDVEMLKKLVVEFKDELDALGVKVDKLDSRVAVLEENLGGWKFWGEFRFDAKFADEEAGKGGLYTTGSDTDFDLNRYRIWMRKKVDDKVTFTARLGNSDGNVAWQRYYIDVAMPWDISMTAGQYIFDWEDDDALYTDNDARFTDRGQKGFYFDKAFSMGNFAAYVSRVDDKEDAKDFYEFGARAKFNFNEKFWMSGNYIKKDIDLNEDESVWWAALGVNFNENWAVRGAYYQMDLGTAALSYTIKNKAGEKVDFNSTKDDPAAWQVILDVKQEALGFTSVWAEYMDIDENFRAWTDGPWDNYGAKVTGEYLGLYDNVLFVKLNQKWSDKWSTFQRYLSGSARYDGINVDDTTNWTVGVKYYYTPALSFELLYDKIENSQTEKGADDNVIRLRTHVVF from the coding sequence ATGAAAAAGATTCTTGCACTTGTTGCAGTAGCAGTTCTGGTTGCGTTTGCCGCACCAGCATTTGCTGCCAATCCGTTTATGGATGTACCTATGAACCATTGGGCCTATGATGCAGTAGGCCAGCTTGCTTCTCGTGGTGTAGTTTCCGGCTATCCTGATGGCTCCTACAAAGGGAACCAGCCCATGACCCGTTATGAAATGGCTTCTCTCGTTGCCCGCGCACTGGCTGTTGTTGACATGAACAAAGCCAGCAAGCAGGATGTTGAGATGCTGAAGAAACTCGTTGTTGAGTTCAAAGACGAGCTTGACGCTCTTGGCGTGAAGGTTGACAAACTTGACAGCAGAGTAGCCGTTCTTGAAGAGAACCTTGGCGGCTGGAAATTCTGGGGCGAGTTCCGTTTCGATGCTAAGTTCGCCGATGAAGAAGCAGGCAAAGGTGGACTTTATACCACTGGTAGCGACACCGATTTTGACCTGAACCGTTACCGTATCTGGATGCGCAAGAAGGTTGACGATAAAGTGACCTTCACAGCTCGTCTGGGCAATAGTGATGGTAATGTAGCTTGGCAGCGTTACTACATTGATGTAGCTATGCCTTGGGACATTTCTATGACAGCCGGTCAGTATATATTTGACTGGGAAGATGACGATGCTCTGTATACCGATAACGATGCTCGCTTTACAGACAGAGGTCAGAAAGGTTTCTACTTTGATAAGGCTTTCAGCATGGGCAACTTTGCGGCATATGTAAGCAGAGTAGATGACAAAGAAGATGCAAAAGACTTTTATGAGTTTGGTGCTCGTGCGAAGTTTAACTTTAACGAGAAGTTCTGGATGTCTGGTAACTACATTAAAAAAGATATCGACCTTAACGAAGATGAGTCTGTTTGGTGGGCAGCTCTTGGCGTAAACTTCAATGAGAATTGGGCTGTCAGAGGGGCTTACTATCAGATGGATCTTGGCACTGCCGCTCTTTCTTATACTATTAAAAACAAGGCTGGTGAAAAAGTAGACTTCAATTCTACGAAGGATGATCCAGCAGCGTGGCAGGTTATCCTTGATGTCAAACAGGAAGCTCTTGGCTTTACCTCTGTTTGGGCTGAGTACATGGACATTGATGAGAACTTCCGTGCTTGGACCGATGGTCCTTGGGATAATTACGGAGCGAAGGTCACTGGAGAATATCTTGGGCTTTACGACAATGTTCTGTTCGTGAAGTTGAACCAGAAGTGGAGCGACAAGTGGAGCACTTTCCAGCGCTATTTGAGCGGAAGCGCTCGTTATGACGGTATTAACGTTGACGACACCACTAACTGGACTGTTGGTGTGAAGTACTACTACACCCCAGCTCTTTCTTTCGAGTTGCTCTATGATAAGATTGAGAACAGCCAGACAGAAAAGGGTGCTGACGATAACGTAATCAGACTTCGTACCCACGTGGTATTCTAA
- a CDS encoding coiled-coil domain-containing protein, with amino-acid sequence MKLRRFLIGACTVLFLLGSAFPGLADEKILSRWSKTNHYENDIGSELWVTASYYASEYVEALVQSEAQKNLWTADESEQYKYELLKTLNLSEYIPIFIAFDNRGPSLHMAPFNDQLTLWVGKKKLQPVDYDKRFNFKLQGKREGFVYFPRYDEKGKPILEGVKSVRLTINGGISPVTMGKSIEYIWDVADDHPEKLYAGKAAARLELDRLIKRLDKLNEEKKNLEGELDKVNAELQEIQKRVDELQRQ; translated from the coding sequence GTGAAGCTGAGACGATTCCTTATAGGAGCTTGTACCGTGTTATTCCTGCTGGGATCTGCTTTCCCCGGCTTGGCAGACGAGAAAATATTGAGTCGTTGGTCGAAGACCAATCATTACGAAAACGACATAGGCAGTGAACTGTGGGTGACGGCGTCTTATTATGCCTCTGAATATGTAGAGGCCTTAGTGCAGAGCGAGGCGCAAAAGAATTTGTGGACAGCTGACGAGTCTGAGCAGTATAAGTATGAACTTTTGAAGACACTGAATTTGAGCGAGTACATTCCTATTTTTATCGCTTTCGATAATCGTGGCCCATCTTTGCACATGGCGCCTTTTAATGATCAACTTACTTTGTGGGTAGGAAAGAAAAAACTACAGCCTGTTGATTACGACAAGCGTTTTAACTTTAAGTTGCAGGGTAAGCGTGAAGGGTTTGTGTACTTCCCTCGGTATGATGAAAAAGGGAAGCCTATTCTTGAGGGAGTAAAGTCTGTACGCCTTACGATAAATGGAGGCATTAGTCCGGTAACTATGGGTAAGTCTATTGAATATATCTGGGATGTAGCTGATGACCACCCAGAAAAGCTCTACGCAGGTAAAGCTGCCGCTCGTCTTGAACTAGATCGTTTGATCAAACGCCTCGATAAACTCAACGAGGAGAAGAAGAATCTTGAGGGCGAACTTGATAAGGTTAATGCAGAACTGCAAGAGATTCAGAAACGTGTAGACGAGTTGCAGCGTCAATAA
- the pfkA gene encoding 6-phosphofructokinase: MKRVAVLTSGGDAPGMNAAIRAVVRTSIYRRLEAVGVMKGFEGLIDGEFVPLTRSSVGGIIHRGGTILKTARSERFKTEEGVNRAFFQLKNAGIDGLAIIGGDGSFRGAQKLYEKGFPVIGIPGTIDNDVAGTDETIGFDTAVNTALEAVKKLRDTASSHDRLFIVEVMGREAGFIALEVAVASGAEYLVVPELPFSLGKLCDKLHDTRARGKTHSLIIVAEGAMSASALRAQLQDTAGYDARVTVLGYIQRGGSPTSFDAVLASRMGAFAVESLIEGKHGVMVGTMAHQMALTPLAESWQTKKRLSPEKLELVEKLSI, from the coding sequence GTGAAACGGGTTGCTGTTTTAACGAGCGGAGGAGATGCCCCTGGTATGAATGCCGCTATTCGAGCTGTTGTGCGTACCTCCATCTATCGTCGTCTTGAGGCTGTAGGTGTGATGAAAGGCTTTGAAGGGCTTATTGATGGAGAATTTGTGCCACTAACCCGGTCATCGGTAGGTGGTATTATCCATAGAGGCGGAACTATTTTGAAAACAGCCCGAAGCGAGCGTTTTAAAACAGAGGAAGGCGTCAATCGCGCTTTTTTTCAACTTAAAAATGCTGGAATTGATGGGCTTGCCATCATTGGAGGGGATGGTTCTTTTCGTGGAGCTCAAAAGTTGTACGAGAAGGGATTCCCTGTGATTGGCATTCCAGGAACTATTGATAATGATGTAGCTGGTACAGATGAAACTATCGGCTTTGATACAGCAGTTAACACTGCTCTTGAAGCGGTAAAGAAACTTCGTGATACGGCGAGTAGCCACGATCGGCTTTTTATAGTGGAAGTCATGGGAAGAGAAGCAGGTTTTATCGCCCTCGAAGTGGCAGTGGCTAGCGGGGCTGAATATCTAGTGGTTCCAGAACTTCCCTTTAGTTTAGGTAAATTATGTGATAAGCTTCACGATACAAGAGCGAGGGGCAAAACCCACTCACTCATTATTGTAGCTGAAGGTGCCATGTCTGCATCGGCCCTTCGGGCTCAACTACAGGATACGGCGGGGTATGATGCTCGTGTAACGGTTTTGGGATATATTCAGAGAGGCGGCAGCCCCACTTCTTTCGATGCTGTTTTAGCATCTCGGATGGGAGCGTTCGCTGTAGAATCTCTTATAGAAGGGAAACATGGTGTTATGGTAGGAACCATGGCACATCAAATGGCCCTCACTCCTTTGGCAGAGTCATGGCAGACAAAGAAAAGACTCAGTCCAGAAAAACTGGAACTTGTAGAGAAGTTGAGCATATGA
- a CDS encoding DUF4392 domain-containing protein codes for MMTFFQDICALVSTNRGGRGASLLCTPSLWQHAMKMLERTSSVAVITGFYVPEAGAPETDGPGGAVVLGRALSRAGRRVSLVTDPLCMPVLCEASARLQGAPVKGASTGEELLSLAPFDLLIYIERLGKNSSGGYCNMRMEDVSPWTAPLDDAIALAHKKSIPVLAVGDGGNEAGMGYFFPSLCHILPDFKNALSITEADMALPVDVSNWGGYGLATLLSFMEGRWLGHSPEEEECIAHALFKAGAVDGVTKKRGLSVDGFPLSMHQHVVQDLFLLWKKAFNSTEKKASGVFL; via the coding sequence ATGATGACTTTTTTTCAGGATATTTGTGCTTTAGTGAGCACGAATAGAGGGGGACGCGGAGCTTCTTTGCTTTGTACCCCTTCTTTGTGGCAGCATGCTATGAAGATGCTGGAACGAACTTCTTCTGTTGCTGTTATAACTGGTTTTTATGTGCCGGAGGCTGGAGCCCCTGAAACGGATGGGCCAGGAGGGGCTGTTGTGTTGGGGCGCGCTCTGTCCCGTGCGGGGCGGCGTGTTTCCTTGGTTACTGATCCTTTATGTATGCCAGTGCTTTGTGAAGCCTCTGCACGTCTGCAAGGGGCGCCTGTCAAAGGGGCGTCCACTGGAGAAGAGCTTCTATCTCTCGCTCCTTTTGATCTTCTCATTTATATAGAGCGATTGGGAAAGAATTCTAGTGGCGGTTATTGTAATATGCGCATGGAAGATGTTTCGCCATGGACGGCCCCCCTTGATGATGCTATTGCCCTTGCCCATAAGAAATCAATTCCGGTTTTGGCAGTAGGCGATGGTGGGAACGAAGCAGGTATGGGATATTTCTTCCCTTCTTTATGTCATATACTTCCAGATTTTAAAAATGCTCTTTCTATAACAGAAGCGGATATGGCTCTCCCTGTAGATGTATCGAATTGGGGAGGATACGGATTAGCAACGTTGCTTTCTTTTATGGAGGGGCGATGGCTTGGGCACTCGCCTGAAGAGGAAGAGTGTATCGCACACGCTCTTTTCAAAGCGGGAGCTGTAGATGGCGTGACGAAGAAAAGAGGACTTTCTGTGGACGGGTTCCCTCTTTCCATGCATCAACATGTGGTTCAAGACTTATTCCTTTTATGGAAAAAGGCTTTTAATTCGACAGAAAAAAAGGCTTCAGGCGTTTTTCTATAA
- a CDS encoding ECF transporter S component: MNKSSLASSISFGAIMAACVTIATLLSIPMPGFRIYFNMGEGAIYTIALLFGPRYGALCGGIGASLADLILGYPLWAPFTLIIKGLEGYATGKLRKKNRLLAVIGGAIIMVIGYTSMATILYGIQAAPIEFGTDLAQTGIGATAASILTPIIEKRLKPFFLSN, encoded by the coding sequence ATGAATAAAAGCTCTCTGGCTTCCAGTATCTCTTTCGGAGCCATTATGGCTGCGTGTGTCACTATTGCAACGTTACTAAGTATTCCAATGCCTGGATTTCGGATCTATTTTAACATGGGAGAAGGAGCTATTTATACCATTGCGCTCCTGTTTGGCCCACGATATGGAGCTCTTTGCGGGGGGATAGGGGCTTCTCTAGCTGATCTTATTTTAGGCTACCCCCTCTGGGCTCCATTTACTCTTATCATCAAAGGATTAGAAGGATATGCAACCGGTAAGCTCCGAAAGAAAAATCGTCTCCTTGCTGTTATAGGAGGAGCCATTATTATGGTTATTGGATACACAAGCATGGCTACCATACTCTATGGCATCCAAGCCGCTCCTATAGAATTTGGGACAGACCTGGCACAAACCGGAATAGGTGCTACCGCAGCTTCCATATTGACTCCTATTATAGAAAAACGCCTGAAGCCTTTTTTTCTGTCGAATTAA
- the fsa gene encoding fructose-6-phosphate aldolase has protein sequence MRFFLDTANLDELKQAASWGVISGVTTNPSLVAKEGASDFHHLIQLITGIVDGPVSAEVIALDTEGMISEGRSLASLSPNIVVKIPMTPEGMGAVKVLSQEKIPTNVTLVFSPQQALLAANAGASYVSPFVGRLDDIGEDGAGLVQDIADIFQVQGINTQIIAASIRHPAHVTAVALAGAHIATVPFKVLTQLFLHPLTEKGLRQFISDWEGYRKSHDR, from the coding sequence TTGCGGTTTTTTTTGGATACAGCCAATCTTGATGAGCTGAAACAGGCTGCTTCTTGGGGTGTGATTTCCGGTGTGACAACAAACCCATCTCTAGTGGCAAAGGAAGGGGCTTCAGACTTCCACCATCTTATTCAGCTTATTACTGGTATAGTTGATGGTCCTGTTAGTGCAGAGGTTATAGCTCTTGATACGGAAGGCATGATTTCAGAAGGTCGGTCTCTTGCCTCTCTCTCCCCCAACATAGTGGTGAAGATCCCTATGACGCCAGAAGGTATGGGTGCGGTGAAGGTCCTTTCACAAGAAAAGATTCCTACGAATGTAACTCTTGTGTTTTCTCCACAGCAAGCTCTTTTGGCTGCAAATGCCGGGGCTTCATATGTCAGCCCATTTGTAGGACGCCTTGATGATATAGGTGAAGATGGGGCTGGCCTTGTTCAAGATATAGCGGATATTTTCCAGGTGCAGGGTATCAATACACAAATTATTGCGGCGAGTATTCGCCATCCAGCCCATGTGACGGCAGTTGCTTTGGCTGGAGCCCATATAGCGACAGTACCATTTAAAGTTTTGACGCAACTCTTCCTGCATCCATTGACAGAGAAGGGGTTGCGGCAATTTATTTCTGATTGGGAGGGGTATCGCAAAAGCCATGACAGATAA
- the rho gene encoding transcription termination factor Rho, which yields MNETEVEVRSVPKPRYTYAKLASQVITELRRIAKDMGVTGFSALRKDDLIIAILSTQAQQLNYRFGGGTLETLNEGYGFLRPKGLLPSDHDIYVSASQIRRFGLRNGDVIWGMVRPPKDQEHYEALLRVEMVNFADPEAARKRPHFGALTPIFPNSKLTLETDQNEISTRLIDLFAPIGKGQRALLVSPPKAGKTTVLKKIANAVTVNHPDIILMVLLIDERPEEVTDMARSVDGEIIASTFDRPAEEHLRVANLTLEKAKRLVETGKDVVLLLDSITRLARASNLVVPPSGRTLSGGMDPAALYFPKRFFGAARNIEEGGSLTIVGTALIDTGSRMDDVIYEEFKGTGNMELHLSRKLAEQRIFPAVDITKSGTRREELLMPEDDLSRVWLLRRRMVNVDEAGALSLIIDKLKKSQTNKDFLLTIKMA from the coding sequence ATGAACGAGACAGAAGTGGAGGTAAGAAGTGTTCCTAAACCTCGCTACACCTACGCTAAACTGGCTTCTCAAGTAATTACGGAGCTTCGTCGAATTGCTAAAGACATGGGTGTTACAGGTTTTTCCGCTCTCCGTAAAGACGACCTCATCATCGCTATTTTAAGCACTCAGGCTCAACAGCTTAACTATCGGTTCGGTGGTGGGACCCTTGAGACTCTGAATGAGGGGTACGGGTTTCTTCGTCCGAAAGGGCTGCTGCCAAGCGATCATGATATCTATGTTTCGGCTTCGCAGATCCGCCGCTTTGGCTTGAGAAATGGCGATGTAATCTGGGGAATGGTTCGTCCCCCTAAAGATCAGGAGCATTATGAAGCGTTGTTACGAGTGGAAATGGTGAATTTTGCCGATCCGGAAGCTGCAAGAAAAAGACCACATTTTGGCGCTTTAACGCCTATCTTCCCGAACTCCAAATTAACGCTGGAAACAGATCAAAATGAAATATCCACACGGCTTATTGATCTTTTTGCCCCTATTGGCAAAGGTCAGCGGGCTCTCTTGGTTTCTCCACCTAAAGCAGGAAAAACTACAGTACTCAAAAAAATAGCGAATGCAGTTACTGTCAATCATCCTGATATTATCCTCATGGTTCTTCTTATAGACGAACGTCCTGAAGAGGTAACAGATATGGCTCGGTCTGTAGACGGAGAAATTATTGCCTCTACATTTGACCGGCCGGCAGAAGAACATTTGCGAGTGGCCAATTTAACTTTAGAAAAAGCAAAACGTTTGGTAGAGACTGGAAAAGATGTAGTGTTACTCCTTGATTCTATTACGCGTTTGGCACGAGCTTCAAATCTTGTTGTCCCCCCATCTGGGAGGACGCTTTCTGGTGGTATGGATCCAGCAGCTCTCTATTTCCCGAAGCGATTTTTTGGTGCGGCTCGGAATATAGAGGAAGGAGGAAGTCTTACCATAGTGGGAACGGCACTGATAGATACTGGAAGCCGTATGGATGATGTTATTTATGAAGAGTTTAAGGGTACCGGAAACATGGAACTTCATCTCTCCCGTAAGCTGGCAGAACAGCGGATTTTCCCGGCTGTGGATATTACGAAATCTGGGACACGCCGAGAAGAACTCCTGATGCCAGAAGATGACTTGAGCCGAGTATGGCTCTTGCGCCGTCGGATGGTAAACGTTGATGAAGCTGGGGCTTTATCTCTCATTATCGACAAGCTGAAAAAAAGCCAGACAAATAAAGATTTCCTGTTGACCATTAAGATGGCGTAG